The Streptomyces spororaveus genome includes a region encoding these proteins:
- a CDS encoding NDP-hexose 2,3-dehydratase family protein, translating into MTTLTAPPELLPLMTDLPAPPGLKPRTDPDLAVRLARSAAARSGAHLATGDFAGWLDGRREAHSFRIERVALDRLDGWSFDPLTGNLGHRSGRFFTVEGLHVTTDDHARREEWYQPIIKQPEVGILGILVKEFDGVLHCLMQAKMEPGNPNLLQLSPTVQATRSNYTKVHQGADVKYLEYFTDLGRSRVVADVLQSEHGSWFYHKSNRNMIVEAVDEVPEHPDFVWLTLGQIGELLLRDNVVNMDSRTVLACVPVESGAAGTGGLHTDTEVRSWFTAERSRHDVVAERVPLASLPDWIRGESAVSHREGRYFDVVGLKVHAGNREVTSWSQPLFEPVGRGVTAFLARHIGGVPHVLVHARVEGGFLDTVELGPTVQYTPGNYAHLHGDDRPRFLDAVLAADPGRIRYEAVHSEEGGRFLNAEARYMVVDTDLTEEPPGYLWVTPGQLSTLVQHSHYVNVQARTLIACLHAISLDPVGPEQTGGPSR; encoded by the coding sequence ATGACCACGCTCACCGCCCCTCCCGAGCTCCTGCCGCTCATGACCGACCTCCCCGCCCCGCCCGGACTCAAGCCGCGCACCGACCCGGACCTGGCGGTGCGGCTCGCCCGGTCGGCCGCGGCCCGCTCGGGCGCGCACCTGGCGACCGGCGACTTCGCGGGCTGGCTCGACGGGCGGCGCGAGGCCCACTCCTTCCGCATCGAGCGGGTCGCCCTGGACCGGCTCGACGGCTGGTCCTTCGACCCCCTCACCGGCAACCTGGGCCACCGCAGCGGCCGCTTCTTCACCGTCGAGGGGCTGCACGTCACCACGGACGACCACGCCCGGCGGGAAGAGTGGTACCAGCCGATCATCAAGCAGCCCGAGGTGGGCATCCTCGGCATCCTGGTGAAGGAGTTCGACGGGGTCCTGCACTGCCTGATGCAGGCCAAGATGGAACCCGGAAACCCGAACCTGCTCCAGCTGTCACCCACCGTCCAGGCCACCCGCAGCAACTACACCAAGGTCCACCAGGGTGCCGACGTGAAGTACCTGGAGTACTTCACCGACCTGGGCCGCAGCAGGGTCGTCGCGGACGTGCTCCAGTCCGAGCACGGCTCGTGGTTCTACCACAAGAGCAACCGCAACATGATCGTCGAGGCGGTGGACGAGGTGCCCGAGCACCCCGACTTCGTCTGGCTCACCCTCGGTCAGATCGGCGAGCTCCTGCTGCGGGACAACGTCGTCAACATGGACTCGCGCACCGTGCTGGCGTGCGTACCCGTCGAGAGCGGAGCCGCCGGGACCGGGGGACTGCACACCGACACGGAGGTGCGCTCCTGGTTCACCGCGGAACGCTCCCGGCACGACGTGGTCGCCGAGCGGGTCCCCCTCGCATCACTGCCCGACTGGATACGCGGGGAGTCGGCCGTGTCCCACCGGGAGGGCCGCTACTTCGACGTCGTCGGCCTGAAGGTGCACGCCGGCAACCGGGAAGTGACGAGCTGGAGCCAGCCGTTGTTCGAGCCGGTGGGCCGCGGCGTCACCGCCTTCCTGGCCCGCCACATCGGCGGGGTACCGCACGTACTGGTCCACGCGAGGGTCGAAGGGGGCTTCCTCGACACCGTGGAACTCGGACCGACCGTGCAGTACACCCCCGGCAACTACGCCCATCTGCACGGCGACGACCGCCCCCGGTTCCTCGACGCCGTCCTGGCCGCCGACCCCGGCCGGATCCGCTACGAGGCCGTGCACTCGGAGGAGGGCGGACGCTTCCTCAACGCCGAGGCCCGCTACATGGTCGTCGACACCGACCTGACCGAGGAGCCCCCCGGCTACCTCTGGGTCACACCGGGCCAGCTCAGCACCCTCGTCCAGCACTCCCACTACGTCAACGTCCAGGCGCGCACCCTGATCGCCTGTCTCCACGCGATCTCCCTCGATCCGGTGGGCCCCGAGCAGACGGGGGGACCCTCGCGTTGA
- a CDS encoding MMPL family transporter — MSALARWCFRHRWSVVLLWLILLVSAVGASSALGSKYANDFNLPDTDSSRALKLLDQAFPNQNGETDTIVWHVREGSVRDAAPRERVEQMLATVAKLPDVASVESPFAEAGAMQISSDGRTAYAPVTFSKGGDKLTAEQMKEFVATARAAEQGAGLQVEAGGSAVNLAEDEGGHTSELVGVLAAAVVLFLAFGSLFGMLLPLVTAIFGVGTAVSVIGLLSHTMTVADLSSVLATLVGLGVGIDYALFVVTRHRKGLLLGLDPEEAAVRAVNTSGRAVIFAGGTVCVALLGMFTMRLTFLNGVALGSALTVVLTVVASITLLPALLGILGMRVLSRRQRRRLAADGPARTGAAGAAERWSALVQRRPWPLAALAVLLMAAISLPTLSLRLGSSDQGNNAEATTSRRAYDLLADGFGPGFNGPLTIVAETPAAGDHEALDSLVGRLREVPGVAEVAALPAKPDATVGVVRVVPTTSPQAEETDRLIDRLRADVIPPAERGTTLRAYVGGQTALFKDFATVLGHRLPLFIGVIVALGFVLLLLAFRSVVVPLTAAVMNLVAAAASFGLLVALFQWGWGGEAVAAGRAGPIEAFLPMIMLSLLFGLSMDYQVFLVSRMHEEWVQSGDNARAVRVGLAETSRVINSAAVIMICVFSAFVLTGERQMAMFGIGLAGAVAMDAFVLRTVLVPALMHVLGRANWWLPAWLDRWLPHVAVEPAEEPVLTAPEDRRQPVGAGDHA, encoded by the coding sequence ATGTCCGCACTCGCACGCTGGTGCTTCCGACACCGCTGGTCGGTCGTCCTGCTGTGGTTGATCCTGCTCGTCTCCGCCGTGGGCGCCTCGTCCGCGCTGGGCAGCAAGTACGCCAACGACTTCAACCTGCCCGACACCGATTCCTCCCGCGCCCTGAAACTGCTCGACCAGGCGTTCCCGAACCAGAACGGTGAGACCGACACCATCGTCTGGCACGTCCGCGAGGGCTCCGTACGGGACGCCGCCCCCAGGGAGCGCGTCGAGCAGATGCTCGCCACCGTGGCGAAGCTGCCCGACGTGGCGAGCGTCGAGAGCCCCTTCGCCGAGGCGGGGGCCATGCAGATCAGTTCCGACGGCCGCACCGCCTACGCGCCGGTCACCTTCTCGAAGGGCGGCGACAAGCTCACCGCGGAGCAGATGAAGGAGTTCGTGGCCACCGCCCGGGCGGCCGAGCAGGGAGCCGGGCTCCAGGTCGAGGCCGGCGGCAGCGCCGTCAACCTGGCCGAGGACGAGGGCGGGCACACCTCCGAGCTCGTCGGCGTCCTCGCCGCGGCCGTCGTCCTGTTCCTCGCCTTCGGCTCGCTGTTCGGGATGCTCCTGCCGCTCGTCACGGCGATCTTCGGCGTGGGTACGGCCGTCTCGGTGATCGGGCTGCTCAGCCACACGATGACCGTGGCCGACCTCTCCTCCGTCCTCGCCACCCTCGTGGGCCTCGGCGTGGGCATCGACTACGCCCTGTTCGTGGTCACCCGGCACCGCAAGGGCCTCCTCCTGGGCCTGGACCCGGAGGAGGCGGCCGTACGCGCGGTGAACACCTCGGGCCGGGCCGTGATCTTCGCGGGCGGCACCGTGTGCGTGGCGCTGCTCGGCATGTTCACGATGCGGCTCACCTTCCTCAACGGCGTGGCCCTCGGCTCGGCCCTCACCGTGGTCCTCACCGTGGTCGCCTCGATCACCCTGCTGCCCGCGCTCCTCGGCATCCTCGGCATGCGCGTCCTCAGCCGCCGGCAGCGGCGCCGGCTCGCCGCGGACGGCCCCGCGCGGACCGGTGCGGCCGGCGCCGCCGAGCGCTGGTCGGCGCTGGTGCAGCGGCGGCCGTGGCCGCTGGCGGCGCTCGCCGTGCTGCTGATGGCCGCCATCTCGCTCCCCACGCTCTCGCTCCGCCTCGGCTCCTCCGACCAGGGCAACAACGCGGAGGCCACCACCTCACGCAGGGCGTACGACCTGCTCGCCGACGGTTTCGGTCCCGGCTTCAACGGCCCGCTCACCATCGTCGCGGAGACTCCCGCCGCCGGGGACCACGAGGCCCTGGACTCCCTGGTCGGCCGGCTCAGGGAGGTACCGGGCGTCGCCGAGGTCGCGGCCCTGCCGGCGAAACCCGACGCGACGGTCGGCGTCGTCCGCGTCGTACCGACCACCTCCCCGCAGGCGGAGGAGACCGACCGGCTCATCGACCGGCTGCGCGCCGACGTGATCCCGCCCGCCGAGCGCGGTACGACCCTGCGCGCCTACGTCGGCGGCCAGACCGCCCTGTTCAAGGACTTCGCGACCGTACTCGGGCACCGGCTGCCGCTGTTCATCGGGGTGATCGTGGCCCTCGGGTTCGTCCTGCTGCTGCTCGCCTTCCGGTCCGTCGTCGTACCGCTGACGGCCGCCGTGATGAACCTCGTCGCCGCGGCGGCGTCGTTCGGCCTGCTGGTGGCACTGTTCCAGTGGGGCTGGGGCGGTGAGGCCGTCGCCGCGGGCCGCGCCGGACCCATCGAGGCGTTCCTGCCCATGATCATGCTGTCGCTGCTCTTCGGACTCTCGATGGACTACCAGGTGTTCCTGGTCAGCCGCATGCACGAGGAGTGGGTGCAGTCCGGGGACAACGCCCGCGCGGTGCGGGTCGGTCTCGCCGAGACCAGCCGGGTCATCAACTCCGCGGCCGTCATCATGATCTGTGTCTTCAGCGCGTTCGTGCTCACGGGTGAGCGGCAGATGGCGATGTTCGGGATCGGGCTCGCGGGTGCGGTCGCGATGGACGCCTTCGTCCTGCGTACCGTGCTGGTCCCGGCGCTGATGCACGTACTGGGCCGGGCCAACTGGTGGCTGCCGGCCTGGCTGGACCGGTGGCTGCCGCACGTGGCGGTGGAGCCGGCCGAGGAGCCCGTGCTCACCGCGCCCGAGGACCGGCGGCAGCCGGTGGGAGCGGGCGACCACGCCTGA
- the rfbH gene encoding lipopolysaccharide biosynthesis protein RfbH: MSEHKALVLDEVRKYHQDMEDGRGFVPGSTEIWPSGAVLDEEDRVALVEAALEMRIAAGRSSRKFESAFARRMKHRKAHLTNSGSSANLLAVSALTSHLLQDRRLRPGDEVITVAAGFPTTVNPILQNGLIPVFVDVELKTYNTTAARVEAAIGPKTRAIIIAHALGNPFEVAEIAQLASDHDLFLIEDNCDAVGATYDGKLTGTFGDFATVSFYPAHHLTMGEGGVVLTSNLALARIVESLRDWGRDCWCEPGESNKCLKRFDYQMGTLPAGYDHKYIFSHVGYNLKATDLQAALGLSQLTKLDSFIDARRHNWRRMREGLEGVPHLILPEATPGSDPSWFGFVLTVDPGAPFTRAALVDFLEGRKIGTRRLFAGNLTRHPAYIDQPHRVVGDLTNSDVVTEQTFWVGVYPGLTDEMIDYVVESVREFVEAHS, from the coding sequence ATGAGCGAACACAAGGCGCTTGTTCTCGACGAGGTCCGGAAGTACCACCAGGACATGGAGGACGGGCGGGGGTTCGTCCCGGGGAGCACCGAGATCTGGCCGTCCGGCGCCGTTCTCGACGAGGAGGACCGGGTCGCCCTGGTCGAGGCCGCACTGGAGATGCGGATCGCGGCCGGCCGCAGCTCGCGGAAGTTCGAGTCGGCCTTCGCCCGCCGGATGAAGCACCGCAAGGCGCACCTCACCAACTCCGGTTCGTCCGCGAACCTCCTCGCCGTCTCCGCGCTCACCTCGCACCTGCTGCAGGACCGCAGGCTGCGCCCCGGCGACGAGGTGATCACCGTCGCCGCCGGCTTCCCGACCACGGTCAACCCCATCCTGCAGAACGGGCTCATCCCCGTCTTCGTCGACGTGGAGCTGAAGACCTACAACACGACGGCCGCCAGGGTGGAGGCCGCGATCGGCCCCAAGACCCGCGCCATCATCATCGCGCACGCCCTCGGCAACCCCTTCGAGGTCGCCGAGATCGCCCAGCTCGCCTCCGACCACGACCTGTTCCTCATCGAGGACAACTGCGATGCGGTCGGTGCCACCTACGACGGGAAGCTGACCGGCACCTTCGGCGACTTCGCCACCGTCAGTTTCTACCCGGCGCACCACCTCACCATGGGCGAGGGCGGTGTGGTCCTCACCTCGAACCTGGCGCTGGCCCGCATCGTCGAGTCGCTGCGCGACTGGGGCCGCGACTGCTGGTGCGAGCCGGGCGAGAGCAACAAGTGCCTCAAGCGGTTCGACTACCAGATGGGCACGCTGCCGGCGGGCTACGACCACAAGTACATCTTCTCGCACGTGGGATACAACCTGAAGGCCACCGACCTCCAGGCGGCCCTCGGGCTCAGCCAGCTCACCAAGCTCGACTCGTTCATCGACGCCCGCCGGCACAACTGGCGCCGCATGCGCGAGGGCCTAGAGGGCGTACCGCACCTCATCCTGCCCGAGGCGACCCCGGGGAGCGATCCGAGCTGGTTCGGCTTCGTGCTCACCGTGGACCCCGGGGCGCCCTTCACCCGGGCCGCCCTCGTGGACTTCCTGGAGGGCCGCAAGATCGGCACGCGCCGGCTGTTCGCCGGGAACCTGACCCGGCACCCCGCGTACATCGACCAGCCGCACCGCGTCGTCGGCGACCTCACGAACAGCGACGTCGTCACCGAGCAGACCTTCTGGGTCGGCGTCTACCCGGGCCTGACGGACGAGATGATCGACTACGTCGTCGAGAGCGTACGGGAGTTCGTGGAGGCCCACTCGTGA
- a CDS encoding acyl-CoA carboxylase subunit beta — MSIIEDSPLTAAVWPQDEEVPDAPPQMMRRLGELKVLRARIHAGPSPKATEAQHAKGKLTARERLELLFDGGEFTEVEPFRRHRATGFGLEDKRHYTDGVIVGWGPVHGRTVFAYAHDFRVFGGALGEAHAQKIHKIMDLAASAGAPIVGLCDGAGARIQEGVTALAGYGGIFQRNVRNSGVIPQISVIMGPCAGGAAYSPALTDFVFMVRGTSQMFITGPDVIQAVTGEAISQDALGGADAHAATSGVAHFAYDDEETCLEEVRFLLSLLPSNNRELPPATPSSDPAGRRTDALLDIVPVDANQAYDMRAVIEEIVDDGESFEVHQEWAHSVICALARLDGQVVGIVANQPAALAGVLDIKSSEKAARFVQLCDAFNIPLVTLVDVPGFLPGVDQEHGGIIRHGAKLLYAYCNATVPRIQVILRKAYGGAYIVMDSRSIGADISLAWPANEIAVMGAEAAANVVFRRQIAQAEDPAVTRQQLVKEYKAELMHPYYAAERGLVDDVIDPGETRSRLVDALAVLRRKDTQLPRRKHGNQPQ; from the coding sequence ATGAGCATCATCGAGGACAGTCCGCTGACGGCCGCCGTCTGGCCGCAGGACGAGGAAGTACCGGACGCGCCACCGCAGATGATGCGGCGGCTCGGCGAACTCAAGGTGCTGCGCGCCCGGATCCACGCGGGACCGAGCCCGAAGGCCACCGAGGCGCAGCACGCCAAGGGCAAGCTCACAGCCCGCGAACGACTGGAACTCCTCTTCGACGGAGGTGAGTTCACTGAGGTCGAGCCGTTCAGGCGGCACCGCGCGACCGGCTTCGGGCTGGAGGACAAGCGGCACTACACGGACGGCGTCATCGTCGGCTGGGGTCCGGTTCACGGCCGTACGGTCTTCGCCTACGCGCACGACTTCCGCGTGTTCGGCGGCGCACTGGGCGAGGCGCACGCCCAGAAGATCCACAAGATCATGGATCTGGCCGCGTCGGCGGGAGCCCCGATCGTGGGCCTGTGCGACGGTGCGGGCGCCCGTATCCAGGAGGGCGTCACCGCACTCGCGGGTTACGGCGGCATCTTCCAGCGCAACGTACGCAACTCCGGAGTGATCCCGCAGATCAGCGTCATCATGGGGCCCTGCGCCGGTGGCGCGGCCTACTCGCCCGCGCTCACCGACTTCGTCTTCATGGTGCGCGGCACCTCGCAGATGTTCATCACCGGCCCGGACGTCATCCAGGCCGTCACCGGAGAGGCCATCTCCCAGGACGCGCTGGGCGGCGCCGACGCGCACGCCGCCACCTCCGGCGTCGCGCACTTCGCGTACGACGACGAGGAGACCTGCCTGGAGGAGGTCAGGTTCCTGCTCTCGCTGCTGCCCTCCAACAACCGCGAACTGCCGCCAGCCACCCCTTCGTCGGACCCGGCCGGCCGCCGTACCGACGCCTTGCTCGACATCGTCCCGGTCGACGCCAACCAGGCGTACGACATGCGGGCGGTCATCGAGGAGATCGTCGACGACGGTGAGTCGTTCGAGGTGCACCAGGAGTGGGCGCACAGCGTCATCTGCGCCCTCGCCCGCCTCGACGGGCAGGTCGTCGGCATCGTCGCCAACCAGCCCGCCGCCCTCGCGGGTGTCCTGGACATCAAGAGCAGCGAGAAGGCCGCCCGGTTCGTGCAGCTCTGCGACGCCTTCAACATCCCGCTGGTCACGCTCGTCGACGTGCCCGGTTTCCTGCCCGGGGTCGACCAGGAGCACGGGGGCATCATCCGGCACGGCGCCAAGCTCCTGTACGCGTACTGCAACGCCACCGTCCCGCGCATCCAGGTCATCCTGCGCAAGGCCTACGGCGGCGCCTACATCGTCATGGACTCCCGCTCCATCGGCGCCGACATCTCCCTCGCCTGGCCGGCCAACGAGATCGCCGTCATGGGCGCCGAGGCCGCCGCCAATGTGGTCTTCCGCCGGCAGATCGCGCAGGCCGAGGATCCCGCGGTCACCCGGCAGCAGCTCGTCAAGGAGTACAAGGCCGAGCTGATGCACCCGTACTACGCGGCCGAGCGCGGCCTGGTGGACGACGTCATCGACCCGGGGGAGACCCGTTCGCGCCTCGTCGACGCCCTCGCGGTGCTGCGCCGCAAGGACACGCAGCTGCCGCGCCGCAAGCACGGGAACCAGCCCCAGTGA
- a CDS encoding Gfo/Idh/MocA family protein: MTPPVRIGVLGCADIARRRMLPAMAALPQTVPAAVASRDPEKARATAGPFGARPVSGYGELLARDDIDAVYVPLPAALHEHWTEAALRAGKHVLAEKPLTLDPAATRRLLALARARGLVLMENVMFVHHPQHARVRELVASGAIGELRAFDAEFSIPSLPEQDIRLRPELGGGALWDVGVYPVRAALHLLDEDPRVAGAALVRAPGDEVATGGAALLRTGSGVLARLAFGMRHAYRNTYALCGSEGRITVDRAFTPPADHRPVIRLERGGAHEEFVLEPADQAVATLRAFAHAVRTGHHIDTDGPLRQALLLDAVRRQAV; encoded by the coding sequence TTGACCCCACCCGTCCGCATCGGGGTCCTCGGCTGCGCCGACATCGCCCGGCGCCGCATGCTGCCGGCGATGGCCGCACTGCCGCAGACCGTGCCGGCCGCCGTCGCCAGCCGGGACCCCGAGAAGGCCAGAGCGACCGCCGGGCCCTTCGGGGCCCGGCCCGTTTCCGGGTACGGGGAACTCCTCGCCCGGGACGACATCGACGCCGTGTACGTCCCGCTGCCCGCGGCCCTGCACGAGCACTGGACGGAGGCGGCCCTCCGCGCGGGCAAGCACGTACTCGCGGAGAAGCCGCTCACCCTCGACCCGGCCGCGACCCGCCGTCTCCTGGCCCTCGCCCGCGCCCGCGGGCTCGTGCTCATGGAGAACGTCATGTTCGTCCACCACCCCCAGCACGCGCGGGTACGCGAGCTCGTGGCGTCCGGCGCCATCGGGGAACTCCGCGCGTTCGATGCGGAGTTCTCCATCCCGTCCTTGCCCGAGCAGGACATCAGACTCCGCCCCGAGCTCGGCGGCGGCGCCCTGTGGGACGTCGGCGTGTACCCCGTACGGGCCGCGCTCCACCTGCTCGACGAGGACCCGCGGGTCGCCGGCGCGGCCCTCGTACGGGCACCCGGCGACGAGGTCGCCACCGGCGGCGCGGCCCTGCTGCGCACCGGCTCGGGGGTACTCGCCCGCCTCGCCTTCGGCATGCGGCACGCCTACCGCAACACCTACGCGCTCTGCGGCAGTGAAGGGAGGATCACCGTGGACCGGGCCTTCACGCCCCCCGCGGACCACCGGCCGGTCATCCGGCTGGAACGCGGCGGGGCACACGAGGAGTTCGTCCTCGAACCGGCGGACCAGGCGGTGGCCACCCTGCGGGCCTTCGCCCACGCCGTCCGCACGGGCCACCACATCGACACGGACGGCCCACTGCGCCAGGCGCTGCTCCTCGACGCCGTCCGCCGCCAGGCCGTCTGA
- a CDS encoding SDR family NAD(P)-dependent oxidoreductase, with amino-acid sequence MSGGPGPGAPASVRPAPDPHGLRGKAVLVTGATGGIGAAIARRFSAEGARVAVAFRSDREAAEKLAAELGAAEDRALAVRYALDEPGSPARAVAEVEARWGAVDVLVANAVRWGVRRAPGSRFEDVPEDDWLPVVEANLAPVIRTVQHSVRSMRRRGWGRIVLISSHNALGGNPGQEFYGSAKAGLHGLARSLMWDVGQDGILVNVVCPGLTTTERVNSGLPEAVRARETAATPTGRLSDPDDVARAVLFLGSAANGNITGESLTVTGGR; translated from the coding sequence GTGAGCGGCGGGCCCGGCCCCGGCGCACCGGCGTCCGTCCGGCCGGCCCCCGACCCGCACGGCCTCCGGGGGAAGGCGGTCCTCGTCACCGGTGCCACCGGCGGCATCGGCGCGGCCATCGCCCGGCGGTTCTCCGCCGAAGGCGCCCGCGTCGCCGTCGCCTTCCGCTCCGACCGGGAGGCCGCCGAGAAGCTCGCCGCCGAACTCGGCGCGGCCGAGGACAGGGCCCTCGCCGTGCGCTACGCCCTCGACGAACCCGGATCGCCGGCCCGGGCCGTCGCCGAGGTAGAGGCCCGCTGGGGCGCGGTGGACGTCCTCGTGGCCAACGCGGTGCGGTGGGGCGTGCGCCGGGCACCGGGCAGCCGTTTCGAGGACGTTCCCGAGGACGACTGGCTGCCCGTCGTGGAGGCGAACCTCGCCCCCGTGATCCGCACCGTGCAGCACTCCGTACGGAGCATGCGCCGGCGCGGCTGGGGACGGATCGTCCTGATCTCCTCGCACAACGCGCTCGGCGGCAACCCGGGCCAGGAGTTCTACGGCTCGGCCAAGGCGGGCCTGCACGGGCTCGCCCGCAGCCTGATGTGGGACGTGGGCCAGGACGGAATCCTGGTGAACGTGGTCTGTCCCGGCCTGACCACCACCGAACGCGTCAACTCCGGGCTGCCCGAGGCCGTGCGGGCGCGGGAGACGGCCGCCACCCCCACGGGCCGCCTGAGCGATCCCGACGACGTGGCCCGCGCGGTGCTGTTCCTGGGCTCCGCGGCCAACGGCAACATCACCGGCGAATCCCTGACCGTGACCGGCGGCCGCTGA
- a CDS encoding (2,3-dihydroxybenzoyl)adenylate synthase, with translation MTPLTVAPPGTAPWPPEAADAYRSAGLWQGRLLGDLPWQWADRDPDRTALVDEHGPISYAELALRTDALADGLAAHGLLRGDTVLVQLPNRWELVVAVLACARIGVAPVLALPAHREHELSELARTARAAAVIVPGVWREYDHEALAHRLVDRSPWLRRVFVAGAPRHPDSVPLSDLARPGPAPAERRRRLDGSAPDPADVALFLLSGGTTGTPKLIGRTHDDYLCNARLSAEACGFGPDTVYLAVLPVGHNFPLACPGVLGTLHAGGRVVLARSAEPRAAFRWIREQGVTVTAAVPAVAQRWMAAIERGEADRADLATLRTVQVGGAPLGPELARRIGPGLDCRLQQVFGMAEGLLCYTRDDDPDELVVTTQGRPLSAWDEVRVVGADGAAVPDGRAGELWVRGPYTIRGYHRAPEHNRRAFTPEGWYRTGDVVSRLPSGHLVVQGRIKDLINRGGEKVNAKEVENLVDSLPQVHQAAVIGVPDPELGERVCLCVSLNPGAALTLGEIRTLFRDRRVARYKTPERLELFPALPLTPVGKTDKKALREQVAVRDGQPASSGT, from the coding sequence ATGACCCCGCTGACCGTGGCCCCGCCGGGGACCGCCCCCTGGCCCCCGGAGGCGGCCGACGCCTACCGGAGCGCCGGCCTCTGGCAGGGACGGCTCCTGGGCGACCTCCCCTGGCAGTGGGCCGACCGAGACCCGGACCGCACGGCCCTGGTCGACGAGCACGGCCCGATCTCCTACGCCGAACTGGCCCTGCGCACCGACGCGCTGGCCGACGGACTCGCCGCGCACGGCCTGCTGCGCGGCGACACGGTCCTGGTCCAGCTGCCCAACCGCTGGGAGCTCGTGGTCGCCGTACTGGCCTGCGCGCGGATCGGCGTCGCCCCGGTGCTGGCCCTGCCCGCGCACCGGGAACACGAGCTGTCCGAGCTGGCGCGGACCGCCCGGGCCGCCGCCGTGATCGTGCCGGGCGTCTGGCGCGAGTACGACCACGAGGCGCTCGCCCACCGGCTGGTGGACCGGAGCCCGTGGCTGCGCCGGGTGTTCGTGGCCGGCGCACCGCGCCACCCGGACAGCGTGCCGCTGAGCGACCTCGCGAGGCCGGGCCCGGCGCCCGCCGAACGGCGCCGCCGGCTGGACGGGTCGGCCCCCGATCCGGCGGACGTGGCCCTGTTCCTGCTCTCCGGGGGAACCACCGGCACCCCCAAGCTCATAGGCCGCACCCATGACGACTACCTGTGCAACGCCCGGCTCAGCGCCGAGGCGTGCGGGTTCGGCCCGGACACCGTGTACCTGGCCGTGCTCCCCGTCGGGCACAACTTCCCCCTCGCCTGCCCCGGCGTCCTGGGCACGCTGCACGCGGGCGGGCGCGTGGTACTCGCCCGGTCGGCGGAGCCCCGCGCCGCGTTCCGGTGGATACGCGAGCAGGGCGTCACCGTGACGGCAGCGGTTCCGGCCGTCGCCCAGCGGTGGATGGCGGCGATCGAGCGGGGCGAGGCGGACCGCGCCGACCTGGCCACGCTGCGCACCGTTCAGGTCGGCGGCGCGCCGCTCGGTCCGGAACTGGCCCGGCGGATCGGCCCCGGCCTCGACTGCCGCCTCCAGCAGGTCTTCGGCATGGCGGAGGGACTGCTCTGCTACACCCGGGACGACGACCCCGACGAGCTGGTCGTGACCACCCAGGGGCGGCCGCTCAGTGCCTGGGACGAGGTGCGGGTGGTCGGGGCGGACGGCGCGGCGGTGCCGGACGGCAGGGCCGGCGAGCTGTGGGTGCGCGGTCCGTACACGATCCGCGGCTACCACCGCGCACCCGAGCACAACCGGCGGGCCTTCACGCCGGAGGGCTGGTACCGCACGGGCGACGTCGTCTCCCGGCTCCCCTCGGGACACCTGGTGGTCCAGGGCCGGATCAAGGATCTGATCAACCGCGGCGGGGAGAAGGTCAACGCCAAGGAGGTGGAGAACCTGGTGGACAGCCTGCCCCAGGTCCACCAGGCCGCGGTGATCGGCGTACCGGACCCGGAACTCGGGGAGCGGGTGTGCCTGTGCGTGAGCCTGAACCCGGGCGCGGCACTCACCCTGGGCGAGATCCGCACCCTGTTCCGCGACCGCCGGGTGGCCCGCTACAAGACGCCCGAACGGCTGGAGCTCTTCCCGGCGCTGCCCCTGACCCCCGTGGGCAAGACCGACAAGAAGGCGCTGCGGGAGCAGGTGGCCGTCCGGGACGGGCAGCCGGCTTCCAGCGGGACTTGA